A genomic segment from Spinacia oleracea cultivar Varoflay chromosome 3, BTI_SOV_V1, whole genome shotgun sequence encodes:
- the LOC130469579 gene encoding uncharacterized protein, with protein MRIIVAWKAGCFTVNIVATSSQFLHCHITPVSGMPSFYYTFVYAFNESNLRQALWSDLSTLNVQGPWIIFGDFNCVMAVNERIGAPVRHMEIVDINNCMHGYGIEDVKCVGNLYTWNNKQQGADRVFSKLNRILANVDWQDCYPSAEACFLPEGQFDHSPRLLSVYPRVNGGRKPFKYFTMWKSSPSFNAIPIK; from the exons ATGAG AATTATTGTAGCATGGAAGGCTGGGTGTTTTACAGTGAATATTGTAGCAACATCAAGCCAATTCTTGCATTGTCATATCACTCCTGTAAGTGGTATGCCTAGTTTTTACTACACCTTTGTTTATGCTTTCAATGAGAGCAACTTGAGACAGGCTTTATGGAGTGATCTAAGCACTTTGAATGTTCAAGGTCCTTGGATTATCTTCGGGGATTTTAACTGTGTCATGGCAGTTAATGAGAGAATTGGTGCTCCTGTTAGGCATATGGAAATTGTTGATATCAATAATTGTATGCATGGATATGGTATAgaggatgtcaaatgtgtgggGAATCTCTACACTTGGAATAATAAACAACAAGGGGCTGACAGAGTATTTTCAAAGCTTAACAGAATACTTGCCAATGTTGATTGGCAAGATTGCTATCCTTCTGCAGAAGCTTGCTTTCTTCCAGAGGGCCAGTTTGATCATTCTCCTAGACTTTTGAGTGTTTATCCTAGGGTTAATGGAGGGAGGAAGCCATTTAAATACTTTACAATGTGGAAATCATCTCCTAGTTTTAATGCAATTCCCATAAAATGA
- the LOC110800342 gene encoding glucose and ribitol dehydrogenase — translation MASEDQKFPAQSQETQPGKQYLMNPLPISVNPNYKPSNKLHGKVALVTGGDSGIGRAVCYYFALEGATVAFTYVKGPEDKDAEDALELIRKAKVSNAHEPIAIPVDLRGEQNCKEVVEKVVSNFGCIDVLVNNAGVQYYAKSIEEITEDQLKTTFEINIFAYIFLAKHAIKHMKEGSCIINTASVLAYKGEETLVDYSATKGAIVTFTRSLALQLIKRGIRVNGVAPGPIWTPLEVASLPVERVVTFGSEAAMDRAGQPFELAPSYVFLASNDCSSYFTGQFLHPNGGMIVNA, via the exons ATGGCGAGCGAAGATCAGAAAttcccagcacaaagccaggaaACTCAACCAGGCAaacaatatttgatgaatcCACTTCCCATTTCTGTCAATCCGAATTATAAACCATCCAACAAACTTCAT GGAAAGGTGGCATTAGTAACTGGAGGAGATTCGGGGATAGGAAGAGCAGTTTGTTACTATTTTGCACTCGAGGGTGCAACTGTTGCCTTCACTTATGTTAAAGGCCCGGAGGATAAAGATGCAGAAGATGCCTTGGAATTGATAAGAAAAGCTAAGGTCAGTAATGCACATGAACCAATTGCCATTCCTGTTGATCTTCGAGGTGAACAGAATTGCAAGGAGGTGGTTGAGAAGGTAGTTAGCAACTTCGGATGCATCGACGTCTTAGTGAATAATGCAGGAGTTCAATACTATGCAAAAAGCATTGAAGAAATCACTGAGGACCAGCTCAAAACGACATTTGAAATCAACATTTTTGCATacattttcttggcaaa GCATGCAATAAAGCACATGAAAGAAGGAAGCTGCATAATCAACACAGCCTCCGTATTGGCATACAAAGGAGAAGAAACTCTTGTTGATTACAGTGCCACAAAAGGAGCCATTGTGACCTTCACTAGAAGCCTCGCCCTCCAACTAATTAAACGAGGAATTCGAGTGAATGGGGTAGCACCAGGTCCCATCTGGACTCCTCTGGAAGTAGCTTCACTTCCTGTAGAAAGGGTTGTCACTTTTGGTTCAGAGGCGGCTATGGATAGAGCAGGACAACCCTTTGAACTCGCACCATCTTATGTATTCCTTGCAAGCAACGACTGTTCATCCTACTTCACTGGACAATTCCTCCATCCTAATG GTGGGATGATCGTTAATGCCTGA
- the LOC110800095 gene encoding uncharacterized protein: MKYCLAVNSMVVSWITNTVDENLRSTLDDFDIALELWAHLKTRFCVVGGTRVCQLKISLSECRQTPTETITEYFGRLSKVWKEVVQYSRVPKCSCGGCKCNIAKQVDEIRTEYYLHYFLIGLDNHYEAIRA; encoded by the coding sequence ATGAAGTATTGTCTTGCTGTCAATTCGATGGTCGTTTCTTGGATCACGAATACAGTGGATGAGAATTTGAGGTCCACCTTAGATGATTTTGATATTGCGCTAGAGTTGTGGGCAcacttgaaaactcgttttTGTGTGGTCGGTGGTACAAGGGTCTGTCAACTGAAAATTTCATTGAGTGAGTGCAGACAGACGCCAACAGAAACAATCACAGAGTACTTTGGCAGGTTGTCGAAGGTCTGGAAAGAGGTAGTACAGTATTCTCGGGTTCCGAAGTGTTCGTGCGGAGGTTGTAAGTGCAATATTGCTAAACAAGTTGATGAGATTCGCACCGAGTATTACttacattattttttgattggCCTTGATAATCATTACGAGGCTATACGTGCTTAA